From Salvelinus fontinalis isolate EN_2023a chromosome 37, ASM2944872v1, whole genome shotgun sequence, the proteins below share one genomic window:
- the LOC129836456 gene encoding prolyl-tRNA synthetase associated domain-containing protein 1-like isoform X3 gives MCRTLQVFTVEEMMPHLQDLSGAVTKNLFLKDKKKKRLWLVSVRHDRQVNLNDLAKKLGLGSGNLRFAEEAAMLEKLKVGQGCATALALFCDKDQSVKFVLDSDLVNGGHERVYFHPMTNAVSMGLKPEDLLKFLKETGHEPVLQSFD, from the exons ATGTGTAGAACGTTACAG GTATTCACTGTGGAAGAGATGATGCCTCACCTGCAAGACCTCAGTGGAGCAGTTACTAAGAACCTCTTCCTgaaagacaagaagaagaagCGCCTGTGGCTGGTCTCTGTCCGCCATGACCGTCAGGTCAACCTCAACGACTTGGCTAAGAAGCTAGGCTTGGGTAGCGGCAACCTCCGCTTTGCTGAGGAGGCAGCCATGTTGGAGAAACTGAAGGTGGGCCAAGGCTGTGCCACTGCCCTGGCACTCTTTTGTGATAAGGACCAGAGCGTCAAGTTTGTCCTGGACAGCGACCTGGTCAACGGAGGCCATGAGCGAGTTTACTTCCATCCCATGACCAATGCTGTCTCTATGGGACTAAAGCCAGAGGATCTCTTGAAGTTTTTAAAGGAGACAGGACATGAACCAGTTCTTCAGAGCTTTGACTAG